CGGTTGGCCCGACCCTTGCTCTCCACCTTGACCACCTGCACCTTGCCGATCTGGGCGGTGGACGCGACATGGGTGCCGCCGTCGGCCTGCACGTCCAGGCCGACGATGTCGACGATCCGGACCTCCTGCTCGTCCGGCGGAATGAGGTTGGACTGGGTGCGGATGATGTCCGGAAGGGCCAGCGCCTCGGTGCGCGGCAGCACCCGGGTGGCGACCGAACGGTCGGCTGCGACCTCCGCGTTGACCAGCTCCTCGATGCGGCTCTTGAAGTCCGGGGGCACCTCGGGAAGGTTGAAATCCATCCGCGCCTCGCCCGGTTCCATCGAGTTGCCCGTCACGAGCGCGCCGAAGTCGCGGAACACCACACCGCAGAGCACGTGCAGCCCCGAGTGCGTACGCATCAGACGGGTGCGGCGCTCGTCCTCCACCGCGCCGACGACCTCGGTGCCGACCGGCGGCAGCGGGTCACCCTCGGCGGGGATCAGGTACGGGTCGTCGCCCTTGCGGGTGCCCACGATCCGGGTCTGCACGCCCTGCCAGAGCAGCACGCCGTGATCCGGCGGTTGGCCGCCGCCGCCCGGGTAGAACGCCGAGCGGTCCAGCACGATGCCCTGCTCCGGGTCGGCGTGCAGGACCGTGCAGGTCCACTCGCGCAGGGTCGGGTCGGCGAGGTCCAGCCGGTGCGTCCGGCCATGTTGTGTGACGCCCATGACAGGGCAGATTACTCGTTGAGAAAGCCGGAGATGCGCTCCCGCAGGTCGGCGCGTTCCGACCAGAGCACCCCCGGCCGGTCGTACACGTGCAGGGTGGCCTGGGGCAGCGCGGCGGCGAGCTGCTCGGCGACCTCGACCGGGTGCAGGTCGTCGCCCGCGCAGCCGATCACCAGGGCCGGCGCGGTGACCGCCGCCAGGACTGACGCGTCGCGCAGCGGCGCCTGCTCCGGAAGCGTGGCCAGGCCGTCGGCGAGACCGTCGCGGAGCAGCTGGTCGAGCCGCTGCCGCAGGTACGCCCACCCGGCAGGCGTGTTGCGGACCGCCGCCGGCAGCTCCAGCGAGACGACGTCGGCGACCGCCGAGGCCTCTCCGCTCTCGACGGCGTCCAGCAGGGCGGTGATGCGGTCGTGGGCGACCGGGCCGCGTGGCTGGTCCAGGACCGCCGGCAGGAAGAACACCAGCTTCTCGAAGCGCTCCGGGCTCTCGGCGAGCAGGCTGCACAGTGCGCCCGCGCCGAGGCTCGCCCCGAACGCCCGGCTGGCGCCGCCGAGATCCGCGATGGCCCGCAGGTCCCGCGCGAGGTCGAGGTAGGTCCACGGGCCGGCCGGTGCATCCGAGCGGCCGTGACCCCGGAACTGGAAGAACACCCGGCGACCGGTCACCCCACTGCCGAACGGGCGTGTGGTGGCGATCCCGTTGCCCAGCCCGTGCGCGAACACGGTGACCGGGTCACCGATGCCGGTGACCAGGCGTTCCAACTGCACGCCGTGCGGGGTGGCGACCAGGTCGGTCTCCGGCTCCGGCAGAGCGGGCCGGCCGGTACGCGGCCCACCCGGGCCCGGCCCCCAGGTGCGGGGACCGCTGTCGGGCGGAGGCGGCCAGCGAAAACCTCTCACCAGAACCCTTTGCCGTCACTGAGGTCGCGGAGACCGACCCGGACGTCGAGCAGATAGATGAGCGCGGCGGCGATGCCGATCAGTCCGAAGAGGCTGATCGGACCACGGCTGAGCAGGATCAGCACGAGGCAGACCGCCAGGATGGCGATCCAGCCGCCCTTGGGCAGCGTGCCGATGGCGGCGAATGCGTCGGAGCGCTGCGTGATGGCGTGCACCAGCGCGACACCCTGGATGATCAGCGCGAAGACGAGCAGGATCAGCTCGATCACGTAACGGACTTCGAACGCGAAGATCGGCGCGGCGTTGGCCATGCCGGCAAGTTTATGTCGACGACCCCGACTACGTCCGGCAAGGACGCCGCCGGGATCGTCGACACGCCGAACTACTCGGCCGCCGGGCGGGTCCGCTTGGTGGCCCGGGGCAGCTTCGCCGACGGGGTCTCGGCCGGCGTGGCGGCCTTCGCCCGAGCGGCCTTCTTGACGGCGGCCGGCTTGGCCTCGGCGATCTCGGCCACCTCGGCCGGACTCGGCACCTCCGTCGGGGCGGCCGTCGTCGGGGCCGTCGTCGCGACGGGGGCAGCCTGGGTGGCCTCGATGTCGGCGTTCACCGTCTCGGCGGCCTCCAGCACGCCGGCGCCGACGACCCGCTCGCCACGGGCCACCAGCGCGCCGTACGCGGCGAACGCCCGCTCCTGCGCGGCCTGGGCGCCGGCGACCACGACTGCGGCGTTGCGGGTCGCGGCGGCCCGCAGCTTGTCGATGTCGGCGACCTCGCGGAGCTTGGCGAGGTCGGCGACCTCGCGGAGCCTGGCCAGGTCTGCCGACTCGCGCAGCTTGGTCAGGTCCAGCTCGGCCTGCGCGCGGCCACGCAGGGTGCCGGCGGTCTCGTTTGCGGTACGCAGCGTCTCGGTGGCCTTCTGGCGTAGCTCGAAGCCGGTCAGCACGGCCCGACCGCCCAGGTCGGCGACGACCCGGGTGCCGTGCACACCGACGGCCGCGGGCAGCTTGCGCAACTGCTCGAGGGCCAGCTCGGCGGCACCGGCGGCGGCGTAGATCGGGGCGGGGATGCGGTTGGTCTTCGGCTCGGTCATGACGTCTCCTCCTCGGCCGCCTCGGCGGCCTTCCGGACCGCCGGTCCGGCGGCCTTCTTCTCGGGGGTGCTGGTGCTGCTCTTCGCGGGGGTGCTGGTGCTGCTCGGGGCGGGGGCGGCGCCCGCCTCGGTGACGGCTACCGACTCGAGCACGGCCTCGGTCGGAGTGCCGCCCGCGGTGGTCGGGCCGGTGGCGGCGAGGTTGGCCACGTCGGCCGGCTCGTCGGCGACGTCGGTCGGGGTGGTCGCGCCCTCGGCGGCCGGGCTCCCGGTGGCCGTGCCCTCGGCGGCGGCCTGGGCCTCGGAGAGCCGGGCGTTCTCCCGGCGGAACGTCTCGTAGATCTGGCTGAGCGACTGCTTCTGGGCCATCGTGAGGTCGGGGTCCACCGCGATGGCGGCGAGCACGCCGTGGCCCTCCTTGTCGTCGAGCAGCCCGGCCCGCAGGTACATCGCCGGGGTCGAGACCCGCAGCGCGCTGGCCAGTTGCTGGAGCACCTCGGCGCTGGGCTTGCGCAGCCCGCGCTCGATCTGGCTGAGGTACGGGTTGCTGACCCCCGCCTGCTCGGCGAGCTGCCGCAGCGAGATCTTGGCGTTACGCCGTAGATCGCGGATGAACCCGCCGACATCGGGAAGGTCCTTGGGTGTGGCCATGGCCCCGACGCTAGTGCGACCTGCTAGCTCCTGCAAGCGAAATGCTAGCCATAGTTAGCAAGGTCTCAGCATCCCGTTTGCGCGCCGCTCGCCGGATCCGTACGGTCCGTTGGTGCACAAGATCGCAGTCAACGGAGCACTTCTCGCGTACGACGAGGCCGGCACCGGTTCGCCAGTCGTGCTGCTGCACGCCGGCATCGCGGACCGGCGGATGTGGCGGGGCGTCGTGCCCGCGCTCGCCGCCCGGCACCGGGTGATCGTCCCGGACCTGCGCGGATACGGAGACTCCGGGCTGCCGCCGACACCGTTCGCGCACCACGACGACGTGGCCGGCCTGCTGGACGCCCTCGACCTGCCCCGGGCCGCACTGGTCGGCTGCTCCTTCGGCGGGTCGGTCGCCGTCGACACCGCGCTCGCGCATCCGGACCGGGTGAGCGCGCTCGCCCTCTTCGACACGGCGGTCTCCGGCAACGAGTGGTCCGACGAGGCCAACGACCTCTGGGACGACCTGGTCGGCGAGGTCGACCCGGACGACTTCGTCGCCGGAGCGGCCGGCGAGGTGCGGTTCTGGGTGGTCGGGCCGGGCCGCGAGCCCGCCGACGTCGACCCCGAACTGCTGGCGTTCGCGCAGGAGATGGACCAGCGCGCCCTTGCCGCCGAGCTGGCGCTGGGCGCGGTGGAGGTGGGCGAGCTGACCCCTCCGGCGATCGGCCGCCTCGGCGAGCTGCGGGTGCCGGTCCTGGTCACCGCCGGCGCCGCCGACGTACCGGACATCAGCCGGCTCGCCGACCGGATCGCCGCCGAGGTTCCCCACGCGACACGGCTGCCCGACGTGCCGGACGCCGCGCACCTGCTGCCGCTGGAACGCCCCGAACCTGTCAGCGCCGCGCTGTTGAACTTCCTGAGCTGAGCGCGGCCCCGCGCCTTCGCGCCGCTGACGGGTGACTGTCGCCCCGACGAGCGCTATACCTCAGAGTCATATTCATACCTGTGAGGTATAGCGCTCGACCAGTCATCGGCCGCCGGCCAGGCGGGCGGCGGGCCAGACGGGCGGCGGGCCAGACGGGCGGCGGGCCAGACGGGCGGCGGGCCAGGCGGCCGGCGGGGTCACCAGAGCGGGCGGACCGCCCCGACCGGAAGGCCACCGCCGAAGAGCGGCACCTCGGCGTACTCGGTCAGCACCGGGGCGTCCACGCCGAGCCGGCGCAGCGCGGAGACCAGCACCGGCATCCGGGCCCGGTCGGCCCCATCGTCGATCTTCAGGGCCACCGCGCCGACGCCCGGCAGTCCCACCGCGAACACGCCCTCGGCGCCGACCTTGGCCAGCAGGCCCGGAACACCGCGCATCAGCCGGGTGTCGTCGGCCTGGGTGCCACCGACGATCTCCGGGTGGCCGCGCATCGCGTCGGCCACCGCGCGGGGCGACGAGCCGGGCTCGGCGTCGACCAACCGGAGGTACGCCCTGGCCAGGCCGGTCAGCGACACCGCGAGCACCGGAGCGCCGCAGCCGTCCACTCCCACAGCCGCTGCCTGCTCGCCGGTGAACTCCTCGATGGCGGCGCGCAACCCCTGCTGCAACGGGTGCTCCGGCCGCCAGTAGCCGTCCCGCGGCCAACCGGCGGCCTCGCAGGTCAGCAGCATTCCGCTGTGCTTGCCGGAGCAGTTCATCTGCACCCGGCTCGGCCCGCCCCCGGCCCGCAGCACCGCCTCCCGGGCCGCCGCGCCCGCCGGCAGGTCGGGCGGGCAGTGCAGCGCCGAGGCGTCCAGCCCGGCCCGGTCGAGGAGCGCGCCGACCCGGGCCAGGTGGAAGTCCTCCCCCGCGTGGCTTGCCGAGACCAACGCCAGGTCGGCTGGGTCGGTGAGCATCAGGCCGGCGCGGAGCATCCCGATCGCCTGCATCGGCTTGCTGGCCGAGCGCGGAAAGATCGGCGCGGTCACGTCACCGGCGGTCGCCAGCGGCTCCCCGGCGGCGTCCAGCACCACCACCGAGCCACGGTGGCCGCCCTCCACGAAACCGGACCGGACCACCTCGGCGAGCGGCACGCCGCCCTCGTACGTCTTCGTCACGCGCTGGACGGTACCGACGGTCCGGGGGTGCTCGACGGCGGGGTGACCAGCGGGTCCACCGCCCGGGTGACAGGAGCGCGCAACCGACCCGGCCTTACAACCCGAGCAACTCGCGGGCCTCGCTTGTGGTCAGCGGCGGTCGCTGGGCGAGTTGCGCGAAGCCGACCGCGCGGGCGACCAACTGCATGTTGGACTCGACCGGGCGGCCCTTGGCGTACGTCACCGTGTCCTCCATGCCGACCCGCAGGTGCCCGCCTGTCGACAGCGAGGCCAACAGCACCGGGATCGTGCTGCGGCCGATGCCGGTGGCCGAGAAGGTGGTGCCCGCGGGCAGGTCCGCCAGCATCCGATGGGCGGCGACAAGCGTCTCGGTGGTGCCCGGCATGCCGCCCGGCACCCCCATCACGAAGTCGACGTGCACGTGCCCGCCCGCCGGCAGGCCGTACTTGCCCAGCAGCCGCTGCAACGCGGACAGGTGGCCGAGGTCGAAGATCTCGTACTCCGGCACGATGCCGCGCTCCTGCATCCGGGTGTGCAGGTCGACGATGAACTCCCAGCGGTTGAGGAAGACGTCGTCGCCGAAGTTGACGGTGCCCATGGTGCAGGAGGCCATGTCCGGACCCGCGTTCAGCACGGCCAGCCGGGACGCCTCCGGGTCGGTCACCGCGCCGCCGGAGGAGAGCTGCACGATCAGGTCGGTGCTCTCCCGCAGTGCCGCCACCGTCTCGGCCAGTCGGGCCGGGTCGAGGGTCGGCCGCGCCGCGTCGTCGCGGATGTGGACGTGGATCACGGCGGCGCCGAGCGCCTCGCACTCCTTGGCGGTGAGCAGCAGCTCGTCCAGGGTCACCGGCAGCGCCGGCACCTCCGCCTTGGCCGACTCCGCGCCGGTCGGCGCCACCGTGATCAACGTCCCTGTCGTCATGCCGGCGATCCTAGACGCCACGTTCAGGACGGGTCGATCGCCGCCGCGGTCTCGCCGATCAGCAGCGCGGCGTCGTCCGGGACGTTCCGCTTCAGGACCGCGAGGGCGACCTGACCCAGTTCGTGGTGCAGCACGGCGGTGCCCACGAAGCCCACCGCCCGGCCGTCGAGGGTCACAGGCGTACCGGCGGCCGGCGGCTGGTCGGTGGTCACCCCGTCCAGGTGCAGCAGTACGAGGCGACGCGGCGGACGGCCCATGTTGTGCACGCGGGCCACCGTCTCCTGACCCCGGTAACAGCCCTTGTCCAGGTGCACCGCCGGGCCGATGAGGTCCACCTCGGCCGGGATCGTCCGGTGGTCGGTGTCCACCCCGACCCGGGGCTGCCGGGCGGCGACCCGGATCGCCTCGTACGCCCAGAGGCCGGCGGCCGGCACGCCCGCGCCGCGCAGCTCCGCCACCACCTGCTCCATCGCCGAACGGGGGACCAGCAGGTCCACCCCGAGGACGC
The DNA window shown above is from Micromonospora lupini and carries:
- a CDS encoding alpha/beta fold hydrolase; this encodes MRGFRWPPPPDSGPRTWGPGPGGPRTGRPALPEPETDLVATPHGVQLERLVTGIGDPVTVFAHGLGNGIATTRPFGSGVTGRRVFFQFRGHGRSDAPAGPWTYLDLARDLRAIADLGGASRAFGASLGAGALCSLLAESPERFEKLVFFLPAVLDQPRGPVAHDRITALLDAVESGEASAVADVVSLELPAAVRNTPAGWAYLRQRLDQLLRDGLADGLATLPEQAPLRDASVLAAVTAPALVIGCAGDDLHPVEVAEQLAAALPQATLHVYDRPGVLWSERADLRERISGFLNE
- a CDS encoding alanyl-tRNA editing protein translates to MGVTQHGRTHRLDLADPTLREWTCTVLHADPEQGIVLDRSAFYPGGGGQPPDHGVLLWQGVQTRIVGTRKGDDPYLIPAEGDPLPPVGTEVVGAVEDERRTRLMRTHSGLHVLCGVVFRDFGALVTGNSMEPGEARMDFNLPEVPPDFKSRIEELVNAEVAADRSVATRVLPRTEALALPDIIRTQSNLIPPDEQEVRIVDIVGLDVQADGGTHVASTAQIGKVQVVKVESKGRANRRVRVRLVD
- a CDS encoding alpha/beta fold hydrolase, coding for MHKIAVNGALLAYDEAGTGSPVVLLHAGIADRRMWRGVVPALAARHRVIVPDLRGYGDSGLPPTPFAHHDDVAGLLDALDLPRAALVGCSFGGSVAVDTALAHPDRVSALALFDTAVSGNEWSDEANDLWDDLVGEVDPDDFVAGAAGEVRFWVVGPGREPADVDPELLAFAQEMDQRALAAELALGAVEVGELTPPAIGRLGELRVPVLVTAGAADVPDISRLADRIAAEVPHATRLPDVPDAAHLLPLERPEPVSAALLNFLS
- a CDS encoding asparaginase; amino-acid sequence: MTKTYEGGVPLAEVVRSGFVEGGHRGSVVVLDAAGEPLATAGDVTAPIFPRSASKPMQAIGMLRAGLMLTDPADLALVSASHAGEDFHLARVGALLDRAGLDASALHCPPDLPAGAAAREAVLRAGGGPSRVQMNCSGKHSGMLLTCEAAGWPRDGYWRPEHPLQQGLRAAIEEFTGEQAAAVGVDGCGAPVLAVSLTGLARAYLRLVDAEPGSSPRAVADAMRGHPEIVGGTQADDTRLMRGVPGLLAKVGAEGVFAVGLPGVGAVALKIDDGADRARMPVLVSALRRLGVDAPVLTEYAEVPLFGGGLPVGAVRPLW
- a CDS encoding DUF2516 family protein, whose protein sequence is MANAAPIFAFEVRYVIELILLVFALIIQGVALVHAITQRSDAFAAIGTLPKGGWIAILAVCLVLILLSRGPISLFGLIGIAAALIYLLDVRVGLRDLSDGKGFW
- a CDS encoding 3-keto-5-aminohexanoate cleavage protein codes for the protein MTTGTLITVAPTGAESAKAEVPALPVTLDELLLTAKECEALGAAVIHVHIRDDAARPTLDPARLAETVAALRESTDLIVQLSSGGAVTDPEASRLAVLNAGPDMASCTMGTVNFGDDVFLNRWEFIVDLHTRMQERGIVPEYEIFDLGHLSALQRLLGKYGLPAGGHVHVDFVMGVPGGMPGTTETLVAAHRMLADLPAGTTFSATGIGRSTIPVLLASLSTGGHLRVGMEDTVTYAKGRPVESNMQLVARAVGFAQLAQRPPLTTSEARELLGL